One window from the genome of Cyclobacterium amurskyense encodes:
- a CDS encoding alkaline phosphatase family protein: MIKAKSTLLLLLFSLLFTIGCKEKAPVAKRVIMLGIDGFSLEGYQKAKTPNIDALFADGVISTSTRTVMPSVTMPNWTSHLTGGGPEQHGVFGNNWEKEDHLIAPQEMDENGYYPSIFKIVKDNVPNIKTAFYFNWKSLIKPFNKKYLDEQKFEEDDHYDQNYQAAFDFLVSNQDVPSLIFLYSVHVDHAGHGHEWMSPEFITAIEEIDVKIGEFVKQLKAEGLYEDSNFLLFTDHGGIGTSHGGTSVQEMIVPWMIKGPGINKGVALNSPNSNANTSAVVARLFGIRDTPESWIGKVPSGIFEED, encoded by the coding sequence GGCTGTAAGGAAAAAGCGCCTGTGGCAAAACGAGTAATCATGCTTGGCATTGATGGCTTTTCTCTGGAAGGTTACCAAAAAGCAAAGACACCAAATATTGATGCTTTATTTGCTGATGGGGTGATTTCCACAAGTACCAGGACAGTGATGCCCTCTGTTACCATGCCCAACTGGACTAGTCACCTCACCGGCGGTGGACCAGAGCAACATGGTGTATTTGGTAACAACTGGGAGAAAGAAGACCATTTAATTGCTCCTCAAGAAATGGATGAAAACGGCTATTACCCCTCTATTTTTAAAATTGTAAAGGACAATGTCCCCAATATAAAGACCGCTTTCTATTTCAATTGGAAAAGCCTTATCAAACCGTTCAATAAGAAATACCTCGACGAGCAAAAGTTTGAAGAAGACGATCACTACGATCAAAATTATCAGGCAGCCTTTGATTTTCTCGTCAGTAATCAGGATGTACCTTCCCTGATTTTCCTATATTCTGTGCATGTAGATCATGCAGGGCATGGACACGAGTGGATGTCACCGGAATTTATTACGGCCATTGAGGAAATTGATGTGAAAATCGGGGAGTTTGTAAAGCAGCTGAAGGCGGAAGGGTTATATGAAGACAGCAACTTTTTACTCTTCACTGATCATGGTGGAATTGGCACAAGTCATGGCGGTACATCGGTTCAGGAAATGATTGTCCCATGGATGATCAAAGGTCCCGGAATTAATAAAGGTGTAGCCTTAAATTCTCCCAATTCAAATGCCAACACTTCCGCAGTAGTGGCCAGGTTATTTGGGATTAGGGATACCCCTGAATCCTGGATTGGAAAGGTTCCTTCAGGAATATTTGAGGAGGACTGA